GTCCTTGGCCCCAAAACTATCAGCTAAAAATACACATCTGTCGCCATCAGTAAACCCACCAAAGTTGTATAATACTCCAAATGATTCTGTTTGTGTTGTTCCTATGCAGTTGTTGAAATTTTTCACCATCTCAAGCTTTTCTTGGTTATCTCCATGCGCATGAACAACCATAAATGAATTAGATTTTGCAATTTTCTTCAAGTACCTTTCTTCACCATCAAGATCCGTGACCACTATGTCAGGTATTATTTTATTTTTCATCAGTTCTGATACGCTACTATCTGCTGCAATCTTTGGGGTTTTCTTTAATTTTTTAATTATTGGAATTGCCGTTTCCAATGATTCTCCTGAACCAATTACGATTACAGTATTTTGAGAAATAATCTTCTTAATCTTACTGAATGATTCTTTTTTCTGTTTTAGAAGAGAATCTAATTTTTTTGCAGAATCCAGATCCTTTTTTTTACTAAACTCAAATTCTTTTAAAATCTGGCTATACCGAGTTTTCCAACCAATAATAGTCATATGACTCAAATTGACATGGGTTTTGATAAGTTATATGAGTAAATTGGGCACAGTTACTGTCGGAAAAACATCCCCAGTTAGAATAATGGGCATCTTGAATACCAGTCCAGAGTCTTTTTACAAAAAATCAATTAAAACAACTGATCATGATATAGCTCAAACCATTAGAAAGATGGATGAAGAGGGAGCCGATGTTATCGATATTGGAGGAATGTCAACTGCACCATATCTTTCAACATTAATTTCCGAAAGAATAGAATCACAGCGTATCTCTCAAGCAATCAAGATAGTTCAGCGTGTTTCAAATTTGCCAATATCTGTTGATACTTGCCGTGCTAGTGCTGCAAAAACTGCATTAGATTTGGGCGCTGAAATCATCAATGATATCTCTGGTCTAAAATTTGATAAAGAAATGCCTAATGTCATAGAAAGGTATCAACCATCTGTAATTGTATGTGCCTTTAGCAAAAAACCAATTCATGGAAATAATATATCACAAACAAAAAAACTAATCTCAGATAGCATTAAAATTGCAAAATCATCTGGGATAAAAAATATCGTAGTAGATCCTGCGATAGGATTCTTTCGCAATACAGGACGTGGATTATTTTTTACAAAATTTAATGTTGATTGGGTTAAACGAGATCTTGAGATTCTTTCCAATCTATCAAAAGTTAAGACAAACTTTCCAGTTTTAGTATCTGTATCTAACAAATCCTTTTTAGGTAAAATATTACAAAAGCCTAATCCTGATGATCGTTTGGCAGGCTCACTTGCATGTGAAGTAATGTCTGCAATTAAGGGAGCAGATATAATTCGTACTCACAATGTAAAATATACTAAAGAGGTAATCCAACCCATACAACGATTCTTACGTACAAACAAAAGCTTATAATGCATTTTCAATCTTTGGAATGAGGTTTCATTGGAATTCAGAGAAGGATTAACTTTTGATGATGTTCTTCTTGTTCCCAAATATTCAGATATAACAAGTCGATCTCAGACAGATCTTAAAACTAAACTTTCACGAAATATCTCAATTAACATACCTCTTGTGAGTGCTAACATGGACACTGTTACGGAATCTTCAATGGCTGTAACTATGGCAAGAGAAGGAGGAATTGGTATAATCCATAGATTTCTCACCATTAAGGAAGAAGCCGATCAAGTTCTCAAAGTAAAAAGATCTGGCAGTGTAATGATTGAAAACCCCTACACAATTAATTCTGAAGAGACAGTTCGTAATGCCATCCAGTATACAATCGACAAAGATGTATCTGGTTTGCTAGTGGTTGATTCAGAATCAAAATTAGTAGGAATTCTCACAGACAGAGACATTACATTTGAATCTGATACTAACAAGCTAGTAAAAGACGTAATGACAAAAGATGTCGTTACTGCAAAATTAGGAATTAGCCTAAGTGAAGCAAAAGAACTATTACATAAACATAGAATTGAAAAACTTCCTCTAATCGATGACTCTCATCATGTAAAAGGGCTTATCACAAGCAAGGACATTACCAATATGGAGAACTATCCGTCTGCATCTAAAGACAAAAAGGGTAGACCATTGGTTGGTGCAGCAGTTGGTGTCAAGGGAGATTTTATGGAAAGAACAGAAGCATTACTTGATGCAGGAACGGATATTATTGTTGTTGATATTGCTCATGGTCATAGTGAAAACGCAATCAGCACAGTTCGTCATATCAAAAAAGCGTTTCCAGATTGCGAACTAATAGCTGGTAACGTTGCAACTGCAAAAGGAGCTGAAGATCTTATCAAAGCAGGAGTTGATGCAGTTAAGGTAGGTGTTGGATCTGGTTCAATCTGTATAACTCGAGTAATTACTGGTTCAGGCGTTCCACAACTTACTGCAGTAATGGATTGTGCCAAAGTAGGACGCGATCATGGAGTTCCAATCATATCTGATGGTGGTACTAGAACATCTGGTGATGCAACAAAAGCATTAGCTGCAGGTGCATCATCAGTAATGATAGGCAGCATGTTGGGCGGAACAGATGAATCTCCAGGCTCAATATTAACAAAAAATGGTAAACGCTTCAAAGTTTATCGAGGAATGGCATCATTAGCAGCATCTATTGGACGCAAATCAAAAGAGACTGGAAAAATTTCTCTTGATGAAGATCTAAATGATTATGTTGCAGAAGGTGTTGAGGCGATGGTTCCATACAAAGGAAGTGTTACAGATATTCTAAAACAGCTTACTGGAGGAATTCGTTCTGGGTTAAGCTATTGCGGTGCCCACACTATTCCTCAAATGCAACAGAATGCAGAATTTATCAAAATGTCTGGGGCAGGTTTTGCTGAAAGTCAACCCCATGATGTTTCATTAATGTAGTTAGTTTTTTAAGCCCGATCCTAAAAGATACCCCATGCTGAGCAAAAGAACACTTATCGGAATAATTGTTGGAAGTGCAATCTCAGCAATTGGAGTTGCAGCTTTGGTTAACTCAATTGGATTACAAACAATTTCTTTTGATGATACATATGGGGTTGGTGAGTATACATCATATCAATTTCCTGCTCCGAAATCTTCTCATCAATTCATAAAAATCGAAGGCGAATCTTTTGACGTGACACTAAAAACACCTGCAGATGGTATTCAAATTCCTACAACGACATACAAAAAAGAGGTTAGCTTTGATTGGTATGTCTTAGAGGAAGGAATAAACCGAATTGAAATCCAAAATATTGGCGATTCAGAAATTCATGTAACAGGAACCTTTGAGCGAAACACTGATCCAATATTTTTCACATATCATATTCTTGTAATCACTGCAGGTGTAGTGATTATTGGTTTTAGTGCAGGATTTAGTATTAGAAAACCAAAAGGATTCTAGTTTATACTAGCAGCTGTATACGAACCTAAGGTTTTAAAAAATAATGTCTCTTCTTTAATCTTCATCAATGTATCTGACACTTTGGAATTACTCTTACTTCCTTCAAAGTCGACAAAAAAGTTGTACTCCCATATGGAATCTTTTTTTGGTCTTGATTCAATCTTTGTAAGATTGATACCACTTGTATGAAATTTTTCAATTATTCGAAATAGCGCTCCAGGTTCATGCTTTATTGAGAAAATAATTGATGTCTTTGCATTTTTTATCTCTAGAGTTTCTTTGGTAGAAAGCACTAGAAACCGTGTATAGTTATTTGGATTATCTGCTATGCCTTCCTTAATAATTTTAATTTGGTATATCTCTGATGCACTTTTGCTTGCAATGCATGCAACATTGTCTTTTCCCATCTCCTTGATAATTTTTACACTGCCTGCAGTATCGTAGGTGGGTACAGTCTTTAGTTTATTGTCTTGTAGAAATTTTCTGCATTGGCCTAATGCTTGAGGGTGAGAATAAACCGTATCTATTGAACTCAATTGACCTGTACCGATAAGGCAATGTTCAATTTTTTTGTAAACTTCCCCCACTGCAAATAGCGGAGTAGAATACAAAAGATCGTAGCTCTCTCCGACACTCCCTTCAATAGAATTCTCTACTGGTAATACTGCATAGTCAGTTATTCCATTGATTGTGGACTCTAGTACTTCCTTGAACGTAGGATATGGTTTAGTAGTGATATCATTCCCAAAAAAAACTCTTGCTGCTGATTCGCTATATGCGCCATGTTCCCCTTGGAAGGAAACATTTTTCATTTTTATCCTCTTTGTTGTAAGAAATCACTGTTACCAAACTTGCTAGAAAGTTTTCGCTCATCAATCCACGAACACTCTGTGCATTTAATTGCATCCCTCATTTGCAAAACTTTTCCTCCACACTTTTTACATTTAGTAAAAATTACTCCAAGTTCTGGTTCGTTTATTGAAGCATGAATCGTTCCATTCAAATGACTGATAATCTTTAGTGATACAATATCATTTAGCAATGCAATATTTTTTCTTCTAATGTTTCTAGTGGAGCAGACACATTCGACTTTTGAAATTGTTGGTCTACCATTAATGTAATCAATTGAGACTGCTATCATAGAAGACATTACCGCGGCAACGGTTCCAATAATAATATCTCCAGGTTTTGGTACATCAATTGATTTGAAGGTCTTTACATTTACAACTCGATCTTTCTTATCAAATTCCTTGTTTCCTACTGCCGCAGATCTTACCATGTCCCCATCATCAAAGGCGTTGGTTCCCGCCTCGTATTCTTCAATGGATGAAATTTTATCACCTGGAAAAGTTATTGATTCAGACATGTGCTCATTCTTATTCTGATAATTATAATTGTTTATGGGTGCAGAATCGATTTTAACCAGCTTTATTCGACAATGAATGATGAAGGCACTAGTTTTTGAAAAGTATGCTGAGAATGATGATTTTGAGAAAATTTTACAGATAAAGGATATTCCAGAACCAGAACCAAAACCAACCGAAGTTGTTTTCAGAGTAAAGGCAGCATCATTAAACTATGATGACATTTGGGCCATGCGCGGAAAACCAATCGAAGTTCCAATGCCACATATCTCTGGAACTGATGCTGCCGGTGAGGTCATAGCAATTGGTGATGATGTAAAAAATATCAAAGTTGGTGACAGGATTGTCTCTCATGGTAATCTATCATGTAGGACATGTCAGTTGTGTACCTCTGGTCGAGAATTTGATTGTAAGAAGAGACTTGTTTGGGGATTTCAAACGGGACCACTATGGGGAGGTTACTGCGAGGTATCTCATTTGCCAGAGGTTAACGCGGTAAAGATTCCTGATAATGTAAGCTATGATGATGCAGCCGCTGCATCAATGACAATGATGACTTCTTGGCACATGTTGGTTGGTAGGGCAAAGATTCAACCAGGACAAACAGTTTTGGTAATGGGCGGCAGCTCTGGAATGGGAATATTTGGAATTCAAATTGCAAAATTATTTGGATGTGACGTAATTGCAACTGCCAGTAAAGAGAAACTAGACAAATGTATTGAATTAGGTGCTGACTTTGCAGTAGATCACAGAAAAGAAGACTGGCATAAGGAAGTACGTTCTATTTCAAAAGATATTTCTCAAAAAAAAGACAAACCACCAGGTCTTGATGTTATTTATGAGCACATTGGAGGAACTCATTGGAATAAAGAATTGACTCTTCTAAAGTACGGTTCAACAATTGTTACAACTGGTGCTACAACTGGATATAATGTAAAAACAGATCTCCGTCATATTTTTTTCAAGGGAATAAACATCTTAGGCTCCACTCAGGGGACAAGAGCTGAATTAGAAACTGCATTTTACTGGATGTCCCAAGGAAAAATAAAATCAATCATTGACTCTACATTCAAGTTGGAGGATGCCGTTAAAGCACACAAAAAAATGCTTTCTGGAAAAGGACTCTTTGGGAAAATCTTAATGAAGCCATAATCTTGATGAACATCCATGACTAGTGATCCTAGAATCAACTCATTAATGGACCAAGCAAATCAAAATTTTCTCAAAAAAAGATACAGAGAAGCAATTCGCTTTTATGATGAGATTTTATCAACGAATCCTACGAATCTTAACGTCTTAAACAACATCGGTTATGCTCAAAGTAAATTAAAAGAGTATCAAAAGGCAATCGAATTTTATGACAAAGCTCTCAGCATTGACCCAAATGACATGTCAGTTCTCCTTAACAAAATATCCTCTTTGAGAAAATTAGGAGAATACAAATCTGCCTTGGATTATTGTGAAAAGATTCTGTCTGAAAATCCTGATTACAACCTTGTGCTATACCATAAAGAGAGAATTCTATTCTCACTTGGCAAATATGAGGAATCAATTTTGTGCTGTGACAATATTCTAAATGATTATCCTACCAATGCTGATGTGTTATATGATAAATCATGTAATCTTGCAATGCTTCAAAGAGTACAGGAATCATTGGATTCTCTGGAAAAAGCAATACATTCTGGAATGCAATTTAAGATCAAGGCTAAAAACAGTAAATCTTTTGAAAGATTACGAAAAGATCCTAGATTTTTAGAATTAACAAGCTAGAGCCAATGGGGAATCTGCATATACTCTCCAATGTCTTCATTTCGAAGTACTTTGAGTAATGCATTTGCTTGTGGCGTTGACAAAAGTGGCTTGTCAAATGGATTGTCAGTAGAAATTCTAGGGCAAGCTACTTGAATAAACGCATCAATTCCTTTTAGGTTTCGTAATCTATCATTTGTAATGTCAGTTAATGCAAGAAGCTGTACTGTCTTTCCTTCTTTTTCTAACTCTCTTTTGAATTTTAGTGCAGTGGTCTTTGACATCTGTCCCTCTTTTAGCCCCACAATTACACCGAAAGTTTTTGCTTCTGCAGCTTTGTAGATTGCTAATGTAGCTTTCTTTTGAAGCTTGTTTGCAAATTCTGTTACTTCTCTTACTTCATTAAAGTATGGGTCAAGAACATATGTTGGCTTGTTTGTTGATAGTGCTATTCCCGCTGCATGAAAATTACTTTGGCCAAGAAAGACATTTGCATCAACAGCATCTTTTATCTCCATTGCTGGATAAAACTCACAACCAAAAACTTGTCCATCATTTAGTTGACCTTTTCCCGTTCCAATCTTTACAGTAATTCCTTCCTTAGTAAAAATTTCTTTTACTTTATCCACCTGGTTTAGATGCTGACTATCTGTAATTAGTGAAATTATTTTTCCTTTAACTATTTCAACGCATTTTTTGGCCACTGAATCAAATTCAATATTATCATACGCATCAATCAAAAAGACATTGTTTTCCATTTCTGGCATGTTTATAGTATGACCAACATTGAATAAAATTTCAGCTCCTAATGTCTTTGCTCCATTTGAGTTTAGATCACAGGTTCCCCATGTTGTGTCTGCAAGAACATATGCAGGAATACCAAATCGATTCATTATCTTTAATGCAGTTTCTTGAATTTGGGGCAAGATTCCATCCGGACCATTTATGGCCACAGACACAGGCTTTTTTTCCTGAATAATATTGAATATTCTTTGCTCATCTACTACTATCAAATCAGCTAAAAATTCAGTCGATTTTAATTTAAACCAATGGTATAGCAAAACCAAAAATTGTCCAAATTCTTACCCACCATTGATGAGTGAAACAATACTCAACATTGGATTTGATGATACTGACTCACCAAAGGGCATGTGTACTACATATCTTGCCTACAAAATTGTTGATTTGCTAAAAGACGAGAAAGTGGAATTTCTTGATTTTCCTAGATTAGTAAGATTCAATCCAAATATTCCTTGGAAAACACGAGGAAACGGAGCTGTTGGAATTAAAATTAAAACAAACAATCCAAAAATTATCAAGCAAAAAATTTTCAAAATGTTAAAAAGATATTCTGATACTAAAAATGGTGCCAATCCTGGATTGGTGTTTTATGAAGGAGATGTAATTCCAGAATCATTTAGTAAATTTAGCAAAATGGCTTTATGGAAATTAATCAAACGAGGTTCTGCCAAAAAACTTCTTCAAAAGCATAACATTGACTTCTATTACCAAGGAAACGGTCAAGGATTAATTGGTGCATTAGGTGCAATTGGATATTCGTTTGATGATCACACCATGGAGCTCTTAAGCTATAGAAAAAAATCAAAATTTGGTTCCAAACGAAGCTTATCTGAAAGCAGTGTCAAAGAAATGCAAGAAAAAACATTTCCACTCACCTTTAACAGCTATGATAATAAAAAAAATCATGTAATGATTGCCCCACGCGGACCGGATCCTGTATTTTATGGGATTCGAGGTGAGGATCCAGATACACTAATTGATGCATCAAAAATGATAAAGTCAAATGAAAAGCCCCAAGGATACATGTTATTCAAATCTAATCAAGGCACGGGTGCTCATCTTGAAAATGAACTTGATGTGAATAGTCTACGACCATATCACTCTGGAACTATAACTGGAATTGTATCTAGTAACCCAATCATGAATCTTGGAGGACATGTAACATTTTCATTAAAATCTAATAAAAAAGAAATTACATGTGCAATTTACAAACCTACAGGTATTAC
This is a stretch of genomic DNA from Thermoproteota archaeon. It encodes these proteins:
- a CDS encoding tetratricopeptide repeat protein gives rise to the protein MTSDPRINSLMDQANQNFLKKRYREAIRFYDEILSTNPTNLNVLNNIGYAQSKLKEYQKAIEFYDKALSIDPNDMSVLLNKISSLRKLGEYKSALDYCEKILSENPDYNLVLYHKERILFSLGKYEESILCCDNILNDYPTNADVLYDKSCNLAMLQRVQESLDSLEKAIHSGMQFKIKAKNSKSFERLRKDPRFLELTS
- a CDS encoding prephenate dehydratase, yielding MKNVSFQGEHGAYSESAARVFFGNDITTKPYPTFKEVLESTINGITDYAVLPVENSIEGSVGESYDLLYSTPLFAVGEVYKKIEHCLIGTGQLSSIDTVYSHPQALGQCRKFLQDNKLKTVPTYDTAGSVKIIKEMGKDNVACIASKSASEIYQIKIIKEGIADNPNNYTRFLVLSTKETLEIKNAKTSIIFSIKHEPGALFRIIEKFHTSGINLTKIESRPKKDSIWEYNFFVDFEGSKSNSKVSDTLMKIKEETLFFKTLGSYTAASIN
- a CDS encoding RNA-binding protein codes for the protein MSESITFPGDKISSIEEYEAGTNAFDDGDMVRSAAVGNKEFDKKDRVVNVKTFKSIDVPKPGDIIIGTVAAVMSSMIAVSIDYINGRPTISKVECVCSTRNIRRKNIALLNDIVSLKIISHLNGTIHASINEPELGVIFTKCKKCGGKVLQMRDAIKCTECSWIDERKLSSKFGNSDFLQQRG
- a CDS encoding Zn-dependent oxidoreductase translates to MKALVFEKYAENDDFEKILQIKDIPEPEPKPTEVVFRVKAASLNYDDIWAMRGKPIEVPMPHISGTDAAGEVIAIGDDVKNIKVGDRIVSHGNLSCRTCQLCTSGREFDCKKRLVWGFQTGPLWGGYCEVSHLPEVNAVKIPDNVSYDDAAAASMTMMTSWHMLVGRAKIQPGQTVLVMGGSSGMGIFGIQIAKLFGCDVIATASKEKLDKCIELGADFAVDHRKEDWHKEVRSISKDISQKKDKPPGLDVIYEHIGGTHWNKELTLLKYGSTIVTTGATTGYNVKTDLRHIFFKGINILGSTQGTRAELETAFYWMSQGKIKSIIDSTFKLEDAVKAHKKMLSGKGLFGKILMKP
- the dph2 gene encoding diphthamide biosynthesis enzyme Dph2; its protein translation is MIVVDEQRIFNIIQEKKPVSVAINGPDGILPQIQETALKIMNRFGIPAYVLADTTWGTCDLNSNGAKTLGAEILFNVGHTINMPEMENNVFLIDAYDNIEFDSVAKKCVEIVKGKIISLITDSQHLNQVDKVKEIFTKEGITVKIGTGKGQLNDGQVFGCEFYPAMEIKDAVDANVFLGQSNFHAAGIALSTNKPTYVLDPYFNEVREVTEFANKLQKKATLAIYKAAEAKTFGVIVGLKEGQMSKTTALKFKRELEKEGKTVQLLALTDITNDRLRNLKGIDAFIQVACPRISTDNPFDKPLLSTPQANALLKVLRNEDIGEYMQIPHWL
- a CDS encoding DUF1743 domain-containing protein — its product is MSETILNIGFDDTDSPKGMCTTYLAYKIVDLLKDEKVEFLDFPRLVRFNPNIPWKTRGNGAVGIKIKTNNPKIIKQKIFKMLKRYSDTKNGANPGLVFYEGDVIPESFSKFSKMALWKLIKRGSAKKLLQKHNIDFYYQGNGQGLIGALGAIGYSFDDHTMELLSYRKKSKFGSKRSLSESSVKEMQEKTFPLTFNSYDNKKNHVMIAPRGPDPVFYGIRGEDPDTLIDASKMIKSNEKPQGYMLFKSNQGTGAHLENELDVNSLRPYHSGTITGIVSSNPIMNLGGHVTFSLKSNKKEITCAIYKPTGITNHGMNLIIGDVIKVGGGIRKASKNYSRVLNVEFLEILELKRIEKKSNPRCNDCNKQMKSKGKSQGFECIRCGKKEKNKVIIEIPRKLKKEMYLPILSAHRHLTRPAQRQRIQNTKSQFKDSRPWFFVFNN
- the folP gene encoding dihydropteroate synthase — its product is MSKLGTVTVGKTSPVRIMGILNTSPESFYKKSIKTTDHDIAQTIRKMDEEGADVIDIGGMSTAPYLSTLISERIESQRISQAIKIVQRVSNLPISVDTCRASAAKTALDLGAEIINDISGLKFDKEMPNVIERYQPSVIVCAFSKKPIHGNNISQTKKLISDSIKIAKSSGIKNIVVDPAIGFFRNTGRGLFFTKFNVDWVKRDLEILSNLSKVKTNFPVLVSVSNKSFLGKILQKPNPDDRLAGSLACEVMSAIKGADIIRTHNVKYTKEVIQPIQRFLRTNKSL
- a CDS encoding DUF115 domain-containing protein produces the protein MTIIGWKTRYSQILKEFEFSKKKDLDSAKKLDSLLKQKKESFSKIKKIISQNTVIVIGSGESLETAIPIIKKLKKTPKIAADSSVSELMKNKIIPDIVVTDLDGEERYLKKIAKSNSFMVVHAHGDNQEKLEMVKNFNNCIGTTQTESFGVLYNFGGFTDGDRCVFLADSFGAKDIILFGMDFGKKIGKFSQTKHADTKIKLKKLRWGKKLLEWLATKSKSNLYTTSDPIKGFKKISYNDLDDIIIT
- a CDS encoding IMP dehydrogenase is translated as MEFREGLTFDDVLLVPKYSDITSRSQTDLKTKLSRNISINIPLVSANMDTVTESSMAVTMAREGGIGIIHRFLTIKEEADQVLKVKRSGSVMIENPYTINSEETVRNAIQYTIDKDVSGLLVVDSESKLVGILTDRDITFESDTNKLVKDVMTKDVVTAKLGISLSEAKELLHKHRIEKLPLIDDSHHVKGLITSKDITNMENYPSASKDKKGRPLVGAAVGVKGDFMERTEALLDAGTDIIVVDIAHGHSENAISTVRHIKKAFPDCELIAGNVATAKGAEDLIKAGVDAVKVGVGSGSICITRVITGSGVPQLTAVMDCAKVGRDHGVPIISDGGTRTSGDATKALAAGASSVMIGSMLGGTDESPGSILTKNGKRFKVYRGMASLAASIGRKSKETGKISLDEDLNDYVAEGVEAMVPYKGSVTDILKQLTGGIRSGLSYCGAHTIPQMQQNAEFIKMSGAGFAESQPHDVSLM